The Streptomyces sp. NBC_00344 genome includes a window with the following:
- a CDS encoding nucleoside deaminase, translating into MERALAEQWLATAVVEARAGLAEGGIPIGAALYGARGELLGRGRNRRVQDGDPSMHAETAAFRAAGRQRSYRGTTMVTTLSPCWYCSGLVRQFGISRVVIGEAATFHGGHEWLAGHGVEILVLEDAGCADLMRGFIARSPELWNEDIGDE; encoded by the coding sequence ATGGAGCGCGCCCTGGCGGAGCAGTGGCTTGCCACCGCCGTCGTGGAAGCCCGCGCGGGTCTGGCCGAGGGCGGGATCCCGATCGGCGCCGCGCTGTACGGTGCCCGCGGCGAGCTCCTCGGCCGCGGGCGCAACCGGCGGGTCCAGGACGGCGATCCGTCGATGCACGCCGAGACGGCGGCATTCCGCGCGGCCGGGCGGCAGCGGTCCTACCGGGGCACCACCATGGTCACCACGCTCTCGCCCTGCTGGTACTGCAGCGGGCTCGTCCGGCAGTTCGGTATCTCCCGGGTGGTGATCGGCGAGGCAGCCACCTTCCACGGCGGGCACGAGTGGCTGGCCGGGCACGGGGTGGAGATCCTGGTGCTGGAGGACGCCGGGTGCGCCGATCTGATGCGCGGGTTCATCGCGCGCAGTCCGG
- a CDS encoding menaquinone biosynthesis decarboxylase has protein sequence MAYDDLRSLLRALERDGDLKRIKAEVDPYLEVGEIVDRVNKAGGPALLFENVKGSSMPLAMNVFGTDRRLLKALGLTSYDEISGRIGGLLRPELPQGFVGVREAFGKLGTMVHVPPKKVKSDAAPVHEVVLTGDDVDLDRLPALFTWPEDGGSFFNLGLTHTKHPETGIRNLGLYRLQRHDKRTVGMHWQIHKDSRNHYAVAAARGERLPVAIAFGAPPAVTYASTAPLPEDIDEYLFAGFVQGKRIEMVDCKTVPLQVPAQAEVVIEGWLEPGRTLPEGPFGDHTGFYTPQEPFPALTIDCVTMRERPLLQSIVVGRPPTEDGPLGRATERFFLPLLKIIIPDIVDYHLPESGGFHNCAIVSIDKKYPKHAQKVMHAVWGAHMMSLTKLIVVVDADCDVHDLHEVSWRALGNTDYARDLTVAEGPVDHLDHASYQQFWGGKAGIDATGKWPEEGYTRDGGWPQMVESDPRTAAKVDRRWKEYGLS, from the coding sequence ATGGCTTACGACGATCTTCGCTCGCTGCTCAGGGCGCTGGAGCGCGACGGCGACCTCAAGCGCATCAAGGCAGAAGTCGACCCCTACCTCGAGGTCGGGGAGATCGTCGACCGCGTCAACAAGGCCGGCGGCCCCGCGCTGCTCTTCGAAAACGTCAAGGGGTCCTCGATGCCCCTGGCGATGAATGTCTTCGGCACCGACCGCCGGCTGCTCAAGGCGCTCGGCCTGACGTCATACGACGAGATCAGTGGCCGGATCGGCGGCCTGCTCAGGCCGGAACTGCCGCAGGGCTTCGTCGGCGTACGGGAAGCCTTCGGCAAGCTGGGCACGATGGTGCACGTACCGCCGAAGAAGGTGAAGTCCGATGCCGCCCCCGTCCACGAGGTGGTCCTCACCGGCGACGACGTGGACCTGGACCGGCTCCCGGCCCTCTTCACCTGGCCGGAGGACGGCGGCTCCTTCTTCAATCTGGGCCTCACGCACACCAAGCACCCGGAGACCGGGATCCGCAACCTCGGCCTCTACCGTCTCCAGCGTCACGACAAGCGCACCGTCGGCATGCACTGGCAGATCCACAAGGACAGCCGCAACCACTACGCGGTGGCGGCCGCCAGGGGCGAGCGGCTGCCGGTGGCCATCGCCTTCGGGGCGCCTCCCGCGGTGACCTATGCCTCCACCGCCCCGCTTCCCGAGGACATCGACGAGTACCTCTTCGCCGGCTTCGTGCAGGGCAAGCGGATCGAGATGGTCGACTGCAAGACGGTCCCGCTCCAGGTCCCCGCCCAGGCAGAGGTCGTGATCGAGGGCTGGCTCGAACCCGGCAGGACCCTCCCCGAGGGCCCCTTCGGCGATCACACCGGCTTCTACACGCCGCAGGAACCATTCCCCGCGCTCACGATCGACTGCGTCACCATGCGGGAACGCCCGCTGCTCCAGTCGATCGTCGTCGGCCGTCCGCCGACGGAGGACGGCCCGCTGGGCCGTGCCACGGAACGTTTCTTCCTGCCGTTGCTCAAGATCATCATTCCGGACATCGTGGACTACCACCTCCCCGAGTCGGGCGGCTTCCACAACTGCGCGATCGTCTCGATCGACAAGAAGTACCCGAAGCACGCCCAGAAGGTGATGCACGCCGTCTGGGGCGCTCACATGATGTCGCTGACCAAATTGATCGTGGTCGTGGACGCCGACTGCGATGTGCACGATCTGCACGAGGTCTCCTGGCGGGCCCTCGGCAACACGGACTACGCGCGCGACCTCACGGTCGCCGAGGGGCCCGTCGACCATCTGGACCATGCCTCCTACCAGCAGTTCTGGGGCGGCAAGGCAGGGATCGACGCAACCGGGAAATGGCCCGAGGAGGGCTACACGCGGGACGGCGGCTGGCCGCAGATGGTCGAGTCGGACCCGCGGACGGCGGCGAAGGTCGACCGCCGTTGGAAGGAGTACGGGCTTTCGTGA
- the mqnP gene encoding menaquinone biosynthesis prenyltransferase MqnP, whose protein sequence is MSADSVTPDLFGPQPAPPGKVKAFLRLVMIEHSVFALPFAYIAALTAMYRLDGNIHWGRLLLVTLAMVGLRTFAMACNRIIDREIDARNPRTATRELVTGAVSVRSAWTGALVAVVVFLGAAAALNMLCLALAPIAVIPMVVYPYGKRFTNFPHAILGLAQAIGPVGAWIAITGAWSWDAVILGLAVGVWIGGFDLIFGCQDVQADRAHGVLSVPARFGIPAALYGARACHAVTTALLVWYALATGAGAFFWIGLVIVAAAFVYEHNVVKPHDLSRLNRAFFSVNGFIGIALFVCALLDLLVRGLTV, encoded by the coding sequence GTGAGCGCCGATTCAGTAACGCCGGATCTCTTCGGACCCCAACCCGCACCACCGGGCAAGGTCAAGGCCTTTCTGCGGCTGGTGATGATCGAGCACTCGGTCTTCGCGCTGCCCTTCGCCTACATCGCCGCGCTGACCGCGATGTACCGGCTCGACGGCAACATCCATTGGGGGCGGCTGCTCCTGGTCACTCTCGCCATGGTCGGGCTGCGTACCTTCGCGATGGCCTGCAACCGGATCATCGACCGTGAGATCGACGCCCGGAACCCGCGTACCGCGACCCGGGAGCTGGTGACCGGTGCGGTCTCGGTGCGGTCGGCGTGGACCGGGGCGCTGGTTGCCGTGGTGGTCTTCCTGGGTGCCGCGGCCGCGCTGAACATGCTCTGTCTGGCGCTGGCCCCCATCGCGGTGATCCCGATGGTGGTCTATCCGTACGGGAAGCGGTTCACCAACTTCCCGCACGCCATCCTCGGTCTGGCGCAGGCGATCGGGCCGGTCGGTGCCTGGATCGCCATCACCGGCGCGTGGTCGTGGGACGCGGTCATCCTCGGTCTCGCGGTCGGCGTCTGGATCGGCGGCTTCGACCTGATCTTCGGCTGCCAGGACGTCCAGGCGGACCGCGCGCACGGTGTGCTGTCCGTGCCGGCCCGTTTCGGTATCCCGGCGGCGCTGTACGGTGCCCGCGCCTGCCATGCGGTGACGACCGCGCTGCTGGTCTGGTACGCGCTGGCTACCGGCGCCGGAGCGTTCTTCTGGATCGGCCTGGTGATCGTCGCGGCGGCCTTCGTCTACGAGCACAACGTCGTGAAGCCGCACGATCTGTCCCGGCTGAACCGGGCCTTCTTCTCGGTCAACGGATTCATCGGGATCGCGCTGTTCGTGTGCGCCCTGCTGGACCTGCTGGTGCGGGGACTGACCGTCTGA
- a CDS encoding PLD nuclease N-terminal domain-containing protein gives MLRYLPFLLVLALWIYAFIDCLNTPEEEVRGLPKVVWVIIILLFGEVLVGPVAWLVAGRNRRGAGRGSAPSQWHRNQRTTWTAPDDNPEFLRTLREENTKDETMLRDWEADLRRREDELRRRSEDEA, from the coding sequence ATGCTCAGGTATCTGCCGTTTCTGCTGGTCCTGGCGCTCTGGATCTACGCCTTCATCGACTGCCTGAACACCCCTGAGGAAGAGGTCCGCGGCCTGCCGAAGGTGGTGTGGGTCATCATCATCCTGCTCTTCGGCGAGGTACTGGTCGGGCCGGTCGCCTGGCTGGTGGCCGGCCGCAACCGGCGCGGCGCCGGCCGGGGTTCGGCCCCGTCGCAGTGGCACCGGAACCAGCGGACCACCTGGACGGCGCCGGACGACAACCCCGAGTTCCTCAGGACCCTCAGGGAAGAGAACACCAAGGACGAGACCATGCTCAGGGACTGGGAGGCGGATCTGCGCCGCCGCGAGGACGAACTGCGACGCCGCAGCGAGGACGAGGCCTGA